From the genome of Ctenopharyngodon idella isolate HZGC_01 chromosome 23, HZGC01, whole genome shotgun sequence, one region includes:
- the bhlhe22 gene encoding class E basic helix-loop-helix protein 22: MDRRINLGGDIFHKTLSAVSSKKMDSFRPAAGIDLGSRDSQSPISCFDQTDPDPVQPGGRAGTLGLPTGSLCVKYGESANRTSAAESSGGEQSPDDDSDGRCDMMLMTDGRTTVPGAKSEGGKKNKEQKILRLNINARERRRMHDLNDALDELRAVIPYAHSPSVRKLSKIATLLLAKNYILMQAQALEEMRRLVAYLNQGQAISAASLPATTALTPGLGAYEQPAGYPFPAGVAASSCPDKCALFNNVTSSLCKQCTDKP; the protein is encoded by the coding sequence ATGGACAGGAGAATAAACTTGGGTGgagacatttttcacaaaactCTCAGCGCAGTGTCGAGCAAAAAGATGGACTCGTTTCGACCGGCTGCGGGTATTGATCTTGGTTCCCGGGACAGCCAGTCGCCCATCAGCTGTTTTGACCAGACAGACCCAGACCCGGTGCAGCCCGGGGGGCGAGCGGGCACGCTGGGTCTGCCGACCGGATCTTTGTGTGTGAAGTACGGCGAGAGCGCAAACAGGACATCGGCTGCGGAGAGCAGCGGCGGCGAACAGAGTCCTGACGATGACAGTGACGGCCGGTGCGACATGATGCTCATGACGGACGGGAGAACGACGGTGCCCGGCGCAAAGTCAGAAGGAGGTAAGAAAAACAAAGAGCAGAAAATCCTGAGACTAAACATCAACGCCCGGGAGAGACGGAGAATGCACGATCTGAACGATGCGCTCGATGAGCTGCGCGCGGTCATCCCTTACGCGCACAGTCCGTCTGTACGGAAGCTCTCCAAAATTGCCACCTTGCTCTTAGCCAAAAATTACATCCTCATGCAGGCACAGGCGCTGGAGGAGATGAGACGGCTGGTTGCGTATCTCAACCAAGGCCAGGCTATCTCTGCCGCCTCGCTGCCCGCGACCACAGCTCTCACACCGGGTTTGGGCGCATACGAGCAGCCGGCTGGTTACCCGTTCCCCGCAGGAGTTGCAGCATCCTCCTGTCCGGACAAATG